The following coding sequences lie in one Vibrio casei genomic window:
- the xseA gene encoding exodeoxyribonuclease VII large subunit, with translation MSSNTNPNIFTVSRLNAEVRMLLENEMGIVWLVGELSNFSAPVSGHWYFSLKDSRAQVKCAMFKGNNRRVVFKPANGNQVLVKARLSLYEPRGDYQLIIESMQPEGDGRLQQMFDELKMKLAGEGLFAQSLKQPLPKNPKCIGVITSKTGAALYDILDVLKRRDPSLPVIIYPTVVQGEDAPFKIAQAIGRANTRNECDILIVGRGGGSLEDLWCFNHEIVARTIAASQIPIVSAVGHEIDVTIADFVADVRAPTPSAAAEIVSRDNSHKDHTLVTKQQRLQSAWRQYLSDQKVLLNRLTHQLERRHPRYQLEKQSQRLDDISARLYRATRKKIDILYRQLENTQQSLGFYSPANTLNRQRYNLQQKQDRLIQSMKSQLIQNKHQLALRVEKLDTVSPLSTLKRGYSITKNNDGELITQVEQLKSGQEISTTFANGTVRSIVK, from the coding sequence ATGAGCTCTAATACCAATCCAAATATATTTACCGTTTCTCGTTTAAATGCAGAAGTCCGAATGCTGCTAGAAAATGAAATGGGGATCGTTTGGCTAGTCGGTGAGCTCTCTAATTTTTCAGCCCCAGTTTCTGGGCATTGGTATTTCTCTCTTAAAGATTCTCGAGCACAAGTGAAGTGCGCCATGTTTAAAGGGAATAATCGACGAGTCGTCTTTAAACCCGCCAATGGTAATCAAGTTCTCGTCAAAGCTCGTTTATCACTATATGAGCCTCGCGGTGACTATCAGCTTATTATTGAAAGTATGCAGCCAGAGGGAGATGGTCGCCTACAGCAAATGTTCGATGAATTAAAAATGAAACTGGCTGGTGAAGGTTTATTTGCTCAAAGCTTAAAGCAACCTTTGCCGAAAAATCCAAAGTGTATTGGGGTAATTACCTCGAAAACAGGCGCAGCACTCTATGACATCTTAGATGTATTAAAACGCCGAGATCCTAGCTTGCCCGTTATTATCTACCCTACTGTTGTGCAAGGAGAAGATGCCCCCTTTAAAATAGCGCAGGCAATTGGACGAGCAAACACTCGTAATGAGTGTGATATTTTAATTGTTGGTCGAGGTGGGGGTTCATTGGAAGATCTGTGGTGCTTTAACCATGAAATTGTGGCAAGGACAATTGCAGCAAGCCAAATACCCATCGTCAGCGCCGTCGGCCATGAAATTGATGTCACGATTGCCGATTTTGTTGCCGATGTCCGAGCACCAACGCCCTCTGCGGCAGCTGAAATAGTGAGCCGAGATAATAGCCATAAAGATCACACTCTAGTCACTAAACAGCAAAGACTTCAAAGTGCGTGGCGACAATATTTAAGTGATCAAAAAGTTCTGTTAAACCGTCTCACTCATCAATTAGAAAGACGTCACCCGCGCTACCAATTAGAAAAACAAAGCCAACGGTTGGATGACATATCTGCTCGCCTTTATAGAGCCACACGTAAAAAAATAGACATTTTGTATCGTCAATTAGAAAACACCCAGCAGAGTCTTGGCTTCTACTCACCAGCTAATACATTAAATCGTCAACGGTACAACTTACAGCAAAAGCAAGATCGTTTAATTCAATCGATGAAAAGCCAATTAATACAAAACAAACACCAGCTTGCACTGAGAGTTGAGAAGCTCGATACTGTTAGCCCTCTATCAACATTAAAACGAGGGTACTCGATTACAAAAAACAATGATGGGGAACTAATCACTCAAGTCGAACAACTAAAATCAGGTCAAGAAATTAGCACTACCTTTGCTAACGGTACTGTTCGCTCTATCGTTAAATGA
- a CDS encoding YfgJ family double zinc ribbon protein, protein MASNISPHRESLLVWKEKTAKDEQRYHCDYCQIDMEKITTCPDCRNKLSLIQACGVTNYFCFLL, encoded by the coding sequence ATGGCGTCGAATATTAGCCCTCATAGGGAAAGTCTTTTGGTCTGGAAAGAAAAAACAGCTAAAGATGAACAAAGGTATCATTGCGATTATTGTCAAATTGATATGGAAAAAATTACAACATGTCCGGATTGCAGAAATAAATTAAGCCTTATTCAAGCTTGTGGGGTGACAAATTATTTCTGTTTTCTTTTGTAA
- the der gene encoding ribosome biogenesis GTPase Der, with protein sequence MIPVVALVGRPNVGKSTLFNRLTRTRDALVADFPGLTRDRKYGQAKSGEHEFIVIDTGGIDGTEDGVETKMAEQSLAAIEEADVVLFMVDGRAGLTVSDEGIARHLRMREKPTMLVVNKVDGIDADAASAEFWQLGMDKIYQIAAAHGRGVMSLIDKALKPFSDELAEEEAKLKAEIEDLTGHIDEEEEQLEYTEEEAEAEYKRLQDQPIKLAIIGRPNVGKSTLTNRILGEERVVVYDMPGTTRDSIYIPMKRDEREYVLIDTAGVRRRKRINEVVEKFSVIKTLKAIEDANVVLVIIDARENISDQDLSLLGFALNAGRSIVIAVNKWDGLDTDVKEAVKKELDRRLGFVDFARIHFISALHGTGVGHLFESVQEAYKSATTRVGTSVLTRIMKMAQDDHQPPLVRGRRVKMKYAHAGGYNPPIIVVHGNQVKELPDSYKRYLMNYFRRSLEIMGTPIRIQFQNSENPFESQAPTKKAGYSEDQKRKRMVSLIKRGRKK encoded by the coding sequence ATGATTCCTGTAGTGGCTCTAGTTGGGCGTCCAAACGTTGGTAAATCAACGTTATTTAATCGTCTTACACGTACACGTGACGCGCTGGTTGCTGACTTTCCAGGCTTAACTCGCGATCGTAAATATGGTCAAGCAAAATCGGGTGAACATGAGTTCATCGTGATTGATACTGGTGGTATTGATGGCACCGAAGATGGCGTAGAAACCAAGATGGCAGAACAATCATTAGCGGCGATAGAAGAAGCCGATGTTGTATTGTTTATGGTAGATGGGCGTGCAGGGCTAACAGTTTCTGATGAAGGGATCGCTCGTCATTTACGTATGCGTGAAAAACCAACCATGCTTGTCGTGAATAAAGTTGATGGTATCGATGCTGATGCAGCCAGTGCGGAATTTTGGCAGCTAGGCATGGATAAAATTTATCAAATTGCAGCGGCACATGGTCGTGGTGTAATGAGCTTGATTGACAAAGCTTTGAAGCCTTTCTCTGATGAATTGGCTGAAGAAGAAGCTAAGTTAAAAGCAGAAATAGAAGATTTAACCGGTCATATTGACGAAGAAGAAGAACAACTAGAATACACGGAAGAAGAAGCGGAAGCTGAGTATAAACGTCTACAAGATCAGCCAATTAAATTGGCAATCATTGGGCGTCCGAATGTTGGTAAATCCACGCTAACTAACCGTATTTTGGGTGAAGAGCGTGTTGTTGTTTACGATATGCCTGGTACTACTCGTGATTCTATCTACATTCCAATGAAACGTGATGAGCGTGAATATGTCTTGATTGACACTGCTGGTGTACGTCGCCGTAAGCGTATTAATGAAGTGGTGGAAAAATTTTCGGTCATCAAAACGTTGAAAGCGATTGAAGATGCTAACGTTGTTTTAGTTATTATTGATGCCCGTGAAAATATCTCAGATCAAGATCTTAGCCTGCTAGGTTTTGCTCTTAATGCTGGACGCTCGATAGTTATTGCTGTCAATAAATGGGATGGTTTAGATACCGATGTGAAAGAAGCGGTGAAGAAAGAACTGGACCGTCGTTTAGGTTTTGTTGATTTCGCTCGTATCCACTTTATATCGGCTTTACATGGCACTGGTGTGGGCCATTTGTTTGAATCGGTACAAGAAGCATATAAATCAGCGACAACACGTGTAGGGACATCGGTCCTTACTCGTATTATGAAAATGGCACAAGATGATCACCAACCACCATTGGTGCGTGGCCGTCGTGTGAAGATGAAATATGCTCACGCAGGAGGGTATAACCCACCGATTATCGTAGTACACGGTAACCAAGTAAAAGAGCTTCCTGATTCTTATAAGCGTTATTTAATGAATTACTTCCGTCGTTCACTTGAAATTATGGGCACGCCAATCCGTATTCAGTTCCAAAATAGTGAAAACCCATTTGAATCTCAAGCACCAACTAAGAAAGCGGGTTATTCTGAAGATCAAAAACGCAAGCGTATGGTTAGCTTAATTAAACGTGGCCGTAAAAAGTAG
- the bamB gene encoding outer membrane protein assembly factor BamB, with protein sequence MRKMFSRSLALTVIALGLLGCSSEEDTIVMSPLPIVKSEFTPSTEWTASVGDGVGHFFSKLSPVYAYDKVFVASRDGEVKALDPENGKTLWEVDLGDDVPARLSGGLTASYDKVFVGSENGQAYALSVEDGSIVWQKKVDGEVLAKPLADENLVMFHTNKGSLVAVRQDSGDSAWEIRNEVPNLTLRGDSSPVSVSGGVFWGMSNGRLAAALIQKGQLLWQQPIGTPKGSTEIDRLVDVDASPLIIGSNLYAVGINGQLVAIDLRSGSPMWKRAYSSATDLATDGSRIFVVTDKDHISAVDVRSGTKLWDNSSLQYRQLTAPVMIGDYLVVGDSEGYLHWMDRTSGKFIAQQLIDDEGIAVSPIETADGFIVITRDGEIKKMQIPSGS encoded by the coding sequence ATGAGAAAAATGTTCAGTCGTAGTTTAGCATTAACGGTTATTGCTCTTGGGCTCTTAGGATGCTCAAGCGAAGAAGATACTATTGTAATGTCGCCTTTACCTATCGTGAAAAGCGAGTTTACACCGAGTACTGAATGGACAGCATCCGTTGGTGATGGCGTTGGACATTTTTTTTCTAAATTGTCACCGGTTTATGCTTATGACAAAGTATTCGTCGCTAGCCGTGATGGCGAAGTGAAAGCTTTAGATCCTGAAAACGGCAAAACACTGTGGGAAGTCGATCTTGGTGATGATGTTCCAGCTCGATTATCTGGCGGGTTAACGGCGTCATACGACAAAGTTTTTGTTGGCTCTGAAAATGGCCAAGCATATGCATTATCGGTAGAAGATGGTTCCATCGTTTGGCAGAAAAAAGTGGATGGCGAAGTATTGGCTAAACCACTAGCAGATGAAAATTTAGTGATGTTTCATACCAATAAAGGCTCATTGGTTGCGGTGAGGCAGGACTCGGGCGATAGTGCTTGGGAAATCCGTAACGAAGTACCTAATTTAACACTTCGTGGGGATAGCTCTCCTGTTTCGGTTTCTGGTGGTGTTTTTTGGGGCATGTCGAATGGCAGATTAGCTGCAGCATTGATTCAAAAGGGCCAGTTATTGTGGCAACAGCCTATTGGCACACCAAAAGGTTCAACTGAAATTGACCGCTTAGTGGATGTGGATGCTAGCCCATTAATTATCGGTTCTAATCTTTATGCTGTTGGTATTAATGGACAGCTTGTTGCAATTGACTTGCGTTCTGGTTCTCCAATGTGGAAACGTGCGTATTCTTCTGCGACCGATCTAGCGACAGATGGAAGCCGAATTTTTGTTGTGACGGATAAAGATCATATCTCTGCTGTTGATGTCCGCAGTGGAACAAAATTGTGGGATAATAGCTCTCTACAATATCGTCAGTTAACCGCACCAGTTATGATTGGTGACTACTTAGTGGTTGGTGATAGTGAAGGTTATTTACACTGGATGGATCGCACTAGTGGTAAATTTATTGCACAACAACTGATTGATGATGAAGGTATTGCTGTTTCACCTATCGAAACGGCTGATGGTTTCATTGTGATAACTCGTGATGGTGAAATAAAGAAAATGCAGATCCCATCAGGATCATGA
- a CDS encoding YfgM family protein, with the protein MSIFDADEEQQVEAIKDWWRANGKAVVIGVVVGIGGLIGWRYYQDKITNEQEAASHGYSAVIEDIQSQGIAAETSAQTFIDANDKTSYAVLTSLQLAKVQVEANKLDDALAQLKWAQAHTDDEALTPLIAYRIARVLSAQGQYDEAITKITSMKSKSWSARNQELMGDVYLLKGDKESAVKAYTQAQQDGSTDQALQIKIDDLAK; encoded by the coding sequence GTGAGCATCTTCGACGCTGATGAAGAACAACAAGTAGAAGCAATTAAAGATTGGTGGCGAGCAAACGGTAAAGCGGTTGTTATCGGTGTTGTGGTTGGTATCGGTGGCCTTATCGGTTGGCGTTACTACCAAGATAAGATAACAAATGAGCAAGAAGCTGCGTCTCATGGTTATTCTGCTGTGATTGAAGATATTCAATCGCAAGGTATTGCTGCGGAAACCTCAGCTCAAACGTTTATTGATGCAAATGATAAAACGTCTTATGCAGTTTTAACTTCTTTACAGTTAGCCAAAGTGCAAGTGGAAGCGAATAAACTGGATGATGCCTTAGCTCAGTTGAAATGGGCTCAAGCACATACGGATGATGAAGCATTAACACCATTGATCGCTTACCGTATTGCTCGAGTGTTATCTGCTCAAGGGCAATACGATGAAGCAATTACTAAGATTACGTCGATGAAATCTAAATCTTGGAGTGCTCGTAATCAAGAGCTAATGGGGGATGTTTATTTGCTGAAAGGTGATAAAGAGTCTGCAGTAAAAGCTTATACACAAGCGCAACAAGATGGCTCTACCGATCAAGCGTTACAAATTAAAATTGATGATCTTGCAAAGTAA
- the hisS gene encoding histidine--tRNA ligase: MSKTIQAIRGMNDCLPTQSPLWHKVEEAVKNVVSSYGYSEIRMPIVEVTNLFKRAIGEVTDVVEKEMYTFEDRNGDSLTLRPEGTAGCVRAGIENGLIYNQEQRLWYMGPMFRHERPQKGRYRQFHQVGVETFGLQGPDVDAELIMMTARLWRELGINKHVRLELNSIGSVESRANYRAVLIEFLEQHIDVLDEDCKRRMYTNPLRVLDTKNRDIQAILVDAPQLADYLDDDSKEHFEGLCALLDAAGIEYQINQRLVRGLDYYNKTVFEWITDSLGAQGTVCAGGRYDGLVEQLGGKPAPAVGFAMGLERLVLMLETLELNDVRKAVDVYLVTAGEGTLINGMKLAEQLRESVPGLRLMTHFGGGNFKKQFKRADKVGASMALVLGENEVLDNTVVVKDLTGGEQQTLAQSDLANYLANAI, from the coding sequence GTGAGTAAAACAATTCAAGCAATTCGAGGCATGAACGATTGCCTTCCTACACAATCCCCACTTTGGCATAAAGTGGAAGAGGCAGTTAAAAATGTAGTCAGCTCTTATGGTTACAGCGAAATTCGTATGCCTATTGTTGAAGTGACTAATTTATTTAAGCGTGCGATCGGTGAAGTTACTGATGTCGTTGAAAAAGAAATGTATACATTTGAAGACCGTAATGGTGACAGTTTGACCTTACGGCCAGAAGGTACGGCGGGTTGTGTCCGTGCTGGTATTGAAAATGGTTTAATTTATAATCAAGAGCAACGTCTTTGGTATATGGGTCCAATGTTTCGTCACGAGCGCCCTCAAAAAGGTCGTTATCGTCAATTTCATCAGGTGGGTGTTGAGACATTTGGGCTGCAAGGACCCGATGTTGACGCCGAGCTTATTATGATGACGGCACGTTTATGGCGTGAATTAGGTATTAATAAACACGTTCGTTTAGAACTAAATTCAATTGGTTCTGTCGAATCACGAGCAAACTATCGTGCAGTACTGATTGAATTTTTAGAACAGCATATTGATGTATTAGATGAAGACTGTAAACGCCGCATGTATACCAATCCATTACGTGTGCTTGATACGAAAAACCGTGATATACAAGCCATCTTAGTGGATGCGCCACAGTTGGCAGATTACCTTGATGATGATTCGAAAGAACATTTTGAAGGTCTCTGTGCTTTATTAGACGCAGCAGGAATTGAGTATCAAATCAATCAACGTTTAGTTCGTGGTTTAGATTATTACAATAAAACGGTTTTTGAGTGGATCACTGATAGTTTAGGTGCGCAAGGTACAGTATGTGCTGGTGGTCGTTACGATGGTTTGGTCGAGCAGTTAGGTGGAAAACCAGCCCCTGCGGTTGGTTTTGCTATGGGCTTAGAGCGCTTGGTATTAATGCTTGAAACGCTTGAATTGAATGATGTCCGTAAAGCAGTAGATGTTTATTTAGTGACTGCAGGTGAAGGGACGTTAATCAATGGCATGAAGTTGGCTGAACAACTTAGAGAAAGTGTGCCGGGTCTGCGTCTTATGACACATTTTGGTGGCGGAAACTTTAAAAAACAATTTAAACGCGCAGATAAAGTCGGTGCATCAATGGCATTAGTTTTAGGCGAAAATGAAGTTTTAGACAACACTGTTGTCGTGAAAGATCTTACTGGTGGTGAGCAACAAACTCTCGCGCAATCTGATCTTGCGAATTATTTAGCAAATGCGATTTAA
- the ispG gene encoding flavodoxin-dependent (E)-4-hydroxy-3-methylbut-2-enyl-diphosphate synthase, which produces MHHESPIKRRPSTRIYVGNVPIGNGAPIAVQSMTNTRTTDVEATVAQIRSLEKVGADIVRVSVPTMDAAEAFKLIKQQVNVPLVADIHFDYRIALKVAEYGVDCLRINPGNIGNEERIRAVVDCARDKNIPIRIGVNGGSLEKEIQLKYGEPTAQALVESAMRHVDILDRLNFDQFKVSVKASDVFLAVESYRLLAKQIDQPLHLGITEAGGARAGSVKSAVGLGMLLAEGIGDTLRISLAADPVEEIKVGFDILKSLRIRSRGINFIACPTCSRQEFDVIATVNALEDRLEDIITPMDVSIIGCVVNGPGEAEVSHMGIAGGNKKSAFYEDGKRQKERFDNDNVIDQLESKIRAKAAMLDTNNRIEINHIDK; this is translated from the coding sequence ATGCATCACGAATCTCCTATTAAACGTCGCCCGTCGACACGAATTTATGTTGGTAACGTGCCTATTGGCAACGGTGCCCCAATCGCTGTTCAATCGATGACGAACACTCGCACCACAGATGTGGAAGCGACCGTGGCACAGATTCGATCTTTAGAAAAGGTGGGCGCAGACATTGTACGAGTTTCTGTTCCTACGATGGATGCAGCAGAAGCTTTTAAACTAATTAAACAACAAGTGAACGTTCCTTTAGTCGCGGATATTCATTTCGATTACCGAATTGCTTTAAAAGTGGCTGAATATGGTGTTGATTGCTTACGTATTAACCCAGGTAACATCGGGAATGAAGAGCGTATTCGTGCTGTTGTTGATTGTGCCCGTGATAAAAACATTCCAATTCGAATTGGGGTTAATGGCGGTTCATTAGAAAAAGAAATCCAGCTCAAATATGGTGAGCCAACGGCGCAAGCCTTAGTTGAATCTGCGATGCGCCATGTGGATATTCTTGATCGTCTTAATTTTGATCAATTCAAAGTCAGCGTAAAAGCTTCTGATGTTTTTTTAGCGGTAGAATCGTATCGCTTGTTGGCAAAGCAGATCGATCAACCTTTACACCTAGGCATTACTGAAGCGGGCGGTGCTCGTGCTGGATCGGTGAAATCTGCGGTTGGATTAGGGATGCTATTAGCCGAAGGCATTGGTGATACATTACGCATTTCGTTGGCTGCCGATCCTGTAGAAGAAATTAAAGTTGGTTTCGATATTTTAAAATCACTTCGTATTCGTTCTAGAGGAATTAACTTTATTGCGTGCCCAACTTGTTCTCGTCAAGAGTTTGATGTTATTGCTACTGTTAATGCATTAGAAGATCGATTAGAAGATATTATTACCCCAATGGATGTGTCGATTATAGGCTGTGTTGTTAATGGCCCAGGTGAAGCTGAAGTTTCACATATGGGTATTGCTGGCGGGAATAAGAAAAGTGCTTTTTATGAAGATGGTAAACGCCAAAAGGAACGTTTCGATAACGACAATGTTATTGATCAATTGGAGTCAAAAATTCGCGCTAAAGCTGCCATGTTAGATACAAATAATCGTATTGAGATTAACCACATTGATAAATAA
- the rodZ gene encoding cytoskeleton protein RodZ: MSTENHTETELETPTSKNELLPGEMLRKRREELGLSQKDISERLRLKVSVIESIESNHFDSYQVATFIRGYFRSYAKAVGISEKQILSALEQSGRGQHKEQPMHSFSQKTKKQQHDNHIMRLTWGILVVILGISSIWWWQNHQQDTLAPSSYSPPTSDEMNTEDQSDDFNRIDSDKNISSNSELSDDPSNETVNVDTDDESMNDFSVQSSTESTMTQANKSSSLSKDSDEKLSENEEIKALSSSETANNVLSMSFKDDCWIQVKDSSGNVLSTGLKKAGQSLTLEGKTPYSIILGAPEGVSITLANEPVDLSRFTAGKVARLTLP; the protein is encoded by the coding sequence ATGAGTACTGAAAATCATACGGAAACAGAGCTAGAAACGCCAACATCAAAAAATGAATTACTTCCGGGGGAAATGCTCCGTAAGCGCAGGGAAGAATTAGGCTTAAGCCAAAAAGATATCTCTGAACGTTTACGTTTGAAAGTTTCTGTCATTGAAAGTATAGAAAGTAATCATTTTGACTCTTATCAAGTAGCCACTTTTATTCGTGGCTATTTTCGATCTTACGCTAAAGCTGTCGGTATCAGTGAAAAGCAAATTTTATCTGCGTTAGAGCAATCAGGACGAGGGCAGCACAAAGAGCAGCCCATGCACAGTTTTTCTCAAAAGACTAAAAAGCAACAGCACGATAATCATATTATGCGATTAACGTGGGGGATCTTGGTTGTGATCTTAGGGATATCTTCGATCTGGTGGTGGCAAAATCACCAGCAAGATACGCTGGCGCCTTCTTCTTATTCGCCACCGACTTCCGATGAAATGAATACAGAAGATCAAAGTGATGACTTTAATCGTATTGATTCTGATAAAAACATATCGAGTAACTCGGAATTAAGTGACGATCCATCAAATGAGACAGTGAATGTTGACACGGATGATGAATCGATGAATGATTTTTCAGTACAGTCATCTACCGAGTCGACAATGACTCAAGCCAATAAATCATCAAGCTTAAGTAAAGATTCAGATGAGAAGCTTTCTGAAAATGAAGAAATCAAAGCACTTTCTTCATCTGAAACGGCGAATAATGTCCTATCCATGTCGTTTAAAGATGATTGTTGGATTCAAGTAAAAGACAGCAGCGGTAATGTTTTGTCTACTGGTCTTAAAAAAGCTGGCCAGTCCTTAACTCTTGAAGGTAAAACGCCTTATTCTATTATTCTAGGAGCACCAGAAGGGGTTTCTATTACTTTAGCCAATGAACCTGTTGATCTTTCTCGATTTACGGCAGGTAAAGTTGCTCGATTGACATTACCATAG
- the pilW gene encoding type IV pilus biogenesis/stability protein PilW, whose product MPMLIVKRIVFTLVVSFLVGCVTVTDKPNTAKFDNIKASEARISLGLGYLEEGNMIKARENLEMAVKYAPSYYRALNSVAYYYQKVGENELAEQAYEDALDSSPKNGDVLNNYGAFLCRQGEYEKADEFFNRAIEQPYYYLVAASYENAGLCSLKSGNEEKAAAYFSRALDHDPGRARSLLQLAELEIEKDKFSDARVRLFKFNKRYGYRPVSLGLLIKLEHKDNNSELVSKYGDILKTKYPDSIQYQKYRQNEY is encoded by the coding sequence ATGCCCATGTTAATCGTTAAAAGGATAGTTTTTACTTTAGTAGTTAGTTTCTTAGTTGGTTGTGTTACAGTGACTGACAAGCCAAATACTGCTAAGTTTGATAATATAAAAGCCTCTGAAGCTAGAATCTCATTAGGTTTGGGATATTTAGAAGAAGGGAACATGATTAAAGCTCGAGAAAATCTTGAAATGGCGGTGAAATATGCGCCATCTTATTATCGAGCATTAAATTCTGTTGCTTATTATTATCAAAAAGTAGGTGAAAATGAATTAGCCGAACAAGCATATGAAGACGCATTGGATAGTTCTCCAAAAAATGGAGATGTATTGAATAACTACGGTGCTTTCTTATGTCGGCAAGGTGAATACGAAAAAGCGGATGAATTTTTTAACCGTGCTATAGAGCAACCTTACTACTATTTAGTCGCTGCAAGTTATGAAAATGCTGGTTTGTGTTCATTAAAAAGTGGTAACGAAGAAAAGGCCGCAGCGTACTTTTCAAGAGCTCTAGATCATGATCCAGGCAGGGCTCGGTCATTGCTACAATTGGCTGAGTTGGAAATCGAAAAGGACAAGTTTTCCGATGCAAGGGTTCGTTTATTTAAGTTTAATAAGAGATATGGATACCGTCCAGTTAGCTTAGGTTTGTTAATAAAACTAGAACATAAAGATAATAATTCTGAGCTAGTGTCTAAGTATGGCGACATACTTAAGACGAAATATCCAGACTCTATTCAATATCAGAAGTACAGGCAGAATGAGTACTGA
- a CDS encoding bifunctional tRNA (adenosine(37)-C2)-methyltransferase TrmG/ribosomal RNA large subunit methyltransferase RlmN: MTMTKVNLLDFDRKGLRQYFSEELNEKAFRADQIMKWIYHFGCDDFSKMNNINKVLRSKLEERCEIRAPYVSEALHSNDGTIKWAMRVGDQDVETVYIPEDDRATLCVSSQVGCALECKFCSTGQQGFNRNLKVSEIIGQVWRAAREIGLQKETGRRPITNIVMMGMGEPLLNMKNLIPSLEIMLDDLGFGLSKRRVTVSTSGVVSGLDQMTGNIDVALAISLHAPTDELRSQIMPINDRWNIEAFLESVQRYIASSNANRGRVTIEYVLLDHVNDDMQHARQLAELLKDTPSKINLIPFNPYPGSPYKKPSNSRIDRFQKTLMEYDYTVTVRKTRGDDIDAACGQLVGDVIDRTKRTKQKQQGEPIPVKAI; encoded by the coding sequence ATGACCATGACAAAAGTAAATTTGCTGGACTTTGATCGCAAAGGTCTACGCCAGTATTTTTCTGAAGAACTAAATGAAAAAGCTTTCAGAGCCGATCAAATCATGAAATGGATCTATCATTTTGGTTGTGATGATTTCTCTAAAATGAACAATATTAATAAGGTTTTGCGTTCTAAATTAGAAGAGCGTTGTGAAATCCGCGCCCCTTATGTTTCAGAAGCGCTGCATTCTAATGATGGCACCATTAAATGGGCTATGCGTGTAGGTGATCAAGATGTAGAAACGGTTTATATTCCAGAAGATGATCGTGCAACTTTGTGTGTGTCTTCACAAGTGGGTTGTGCACTAGAATGTAAGTTCTGTTCTACAGGTCAACAAGGCTTTAACCGTAATCTTAAAGTGTCTGAAATTATTGGGCAAGTTTGGCGCGCGGCACGTGAGATTGGCTTACAAAAAGAAACGGGTCGTCGTCCCATTACCAATATTGTGATGATGGGGATGGGCGAGCCTTTGCTGAACATGAAAAATTTAATCCCATCATTAGAGATAATGTTGGATGACTTAGGCTTTGGTTTATCAAAACGCCGTGTCACCGTTTCAACTTCTGGTGTGGTTTCAGGTCTTGATCAAATGACGGGAAATATCGATGTTGCGTTGGCAATTTCATTGCATGCTCCAACCGATGAATTACGCAGCCAAATCATGCCAATTAACGATCGCTGGAATATTGAAGCATTTTTAGAGTCCGTTCAGCGTTACATTGCCTCTTCAAATGCCAACCGTGGCCGAGTTACCATTGAATATGTTTTACTCGATCATGTTAATGATGATATGCAACATGCAAGACAGCTCGCAGAGTTGTTAAAAGATACGCCTTCAAAAATTAATTTAATTCCATTTAACCCTTATCCTGGGTCACCATATAAGAAACCAAGTAATTCTCGTATTGATCGTTTTCAAAAAACATTGATGGAATACGATTATACCGTGACCGTTAGAAAAACACGTGGTGATGATATTGATGCGGCTTGCGGTCAATTAGTCGGCGATGTGATCGATAGAACAAAACGCACCAAGCAAAAACAACAAGGGGAACCAATCCCAGTGAAGGCTATCTAA
- the ndk gene encoding nucleoside-diphosphate kinase, with protein sequence MALERTFSIIKPDAVERNLIGAIYQRMEKAGLTIIAAKMVHLTEEQASGFYAEHEGKPFFEPLKEFMTSGPIMVQVLEGENAITRYRELMGKTNPEEAACGTLRADYAVSMRLNSVHGSDSPESAAREIEFFFPESEICPRS encoded by the coding sequence ATGGCTTTAGAAAGAACATTTTCAATTATTAAGCCCGATGCCGTTGAGAGAAACCTAATTGGTGCTATTTATCAGCGTATGGAAAAAGCCGGATTGACTATCATCGCGGCAAAAATGGTTCACTTGACAGAAGAACAAGCAAGTGGATTTTATGCTGAACATGAAGGGAAACCATTTTTTGAGCCACTGAAAGAGTTCATGACATCCGGGCCGATTATGGTTCAAGTTCTTGAAGGTGAAAATGCGATTACACGTTATCGTGAATTAATGGGAAAAACCAACCCAGAAGAAGCAGCATGTGGCACATTACGCGCAGATTACGCAGTGAGTATGCGTTTAAACTCAGTGCACGGTTCAGACAGCCCAGAATCAGCAGCACGAGAGATTGAATTCTTTTTCCCTGAATCAGAAATTTGCCCACGATCATAA